From a region of the Mauremys mutica isolate MM-2020 ecotype Southern chromosome 12, ASM2049712v1, whole genome shotgun sequence genome:
- the LOC123345327 gene encoding olfactory receptor 14A16-like, which yields MNKSPSHSISPLIPVQFKASYAQLVCREQQPSHDVLRKKMSNQTTMTEFLLLGFSDVRELQILHFVVFLVLYLISLLGNLLIITAIALDHHLHTPMYFFLMNLSIIDLGSISVTIPKSMANSLMNKRSISYSGCVTQVFFFFFFGSADFAILIIMAYDRYVAICQPLHYETVMNRRTCVQMAASAWISGILYSALHTGNTFAIYFCGSKMVDQFFCEIPQLLKLACSDSYRFEVGFLIFSVCFSSSCLVFIIVSYVQIFKAVLRIPSEQGQHKVLSTCLPHLFVVSLLFCTAAFAYLKPTSSSTSGLDLMVAVLYSMLPPMMNPIIYSMRNKEIKGALSKWIGLRLITKNRMSIFLLR from the exons ATGAATAAATCACCTTCCCACAGCATCAGTCCTTTAATACCAGTGCAGTTCAAAGCCAGCTACGCACAGCTCGTCTGCAGAGAGCAACAG CCATCACACGACGtactgaggaagaaaatgtccaaccaaactaCCATGACTgaattccttctcctgggattctctgatgttcgggagctgcagattttacactttgtggtgtttctagtgcTTTACCTGATATCTTTGCTTGGGAAccttctcatcatcacagccaTAGCCCTCGACCACCATCTTCACACTCCTATGTAtttcttcctgatgaatctgtccatcatagacctcggctccatctctgtcaccatccccaaatcTATGGCCAATTCCCTCATGAACAAAAGATCGATTTCTTATTCTGGATGTGTCACCcaagtcttttttttctttttctttggttCAGCAGATTTTGCCATACTGATCATCATGGCATATGACCGATACgttgccatctgccaaccactgcactatgagacagtgatgaacaggagaacttgtgtccaaatggcagccagtgcctggatcagtgGTATTCTCTACTCCGCACTGCACACTGGGAACACATTTGCAATATATTTCTGTGGCAGCAAGATGGTGGATCAGTttttctgtgaaatcccccagctacTCAAGCTCGCCTGCTCTGACTCATACCGCTTTGAAGTCGGGTTTCTCATCTTTAGTGTGTGCTTCTCCTCGAGCTGCTTAGTTTTCATAATTGTgtcatatgttcagatcttcaaagcagtgctgagaatcccctctgagcagggccagcataAAGTCCTATCCACCTGCCTTCCTCACCTCTTTGTGGTCTCCTTGTTGTTTTGtactgctgcctttgcctacctgaaacccacctccagctcaacCTCAGGTCTGGATCTCatggtggctgttctctattcTATGTTGCCACCAATGATGAATccaatcatctacagcatgagaaaCAAAGAGATCAAAGGTGCTCTGAGTAAATGGATAGGTTTGAGGTTAATCACTAAGAACAGAATGTCCATATTTCTCCTTCGATAG